The following coding sequences lie in one Mycobacterium sp. DL440 genomic window:
- a CDS encoding SDR family NAD(P)-dependent oxidoreductase, with protein sequence MSNELAGKVTVVTGGASGLGEGLVRRFAAEGAQVMIGDIDEDRGKALADELGENARFLFTDVGEVEQVGRLVSGAVETFGGLDVMVNNAGVSGRMHRRFLDDDLADFDTVMRVNVRAAMAGTRDAARYMSEHGGGSILNLTSIGGIQAGGGVMTYRASKAAVIQFTKSAAIELAHHEIRVNAIAPGNIRTAIVAKSASPDERERIEEFEAGIRAQMRNDRPLKREGTVEDVAEAALYFATDRARYVTGTVLPIDGGTVAGKVIVRKPKP encoded by the coding sequence ATGAGTAACGAGCTGGCCGGAAAAGTCACAGTGGTCACCGGCGGGGCCTCGGGTCTCGGCGAAGGTCTGGTGCGCCGATTCGCGGCCGAGGGCGCCCAGGTGATGATCGGTGACATCGACGAGGATCGGGGCAAGGCACTGGCCGACGAGCTCGGCGAGAACGCCCGGTTCCTGTTCACCGATGTCGGCGAAGTCGAGCAGGTCGGCCGTCTGGTGTCGGGCGCGGTGGAAACGTTCGGTGGCCTGGACGTCATGGTCAACAACGCCGGGGTCTCGGGCCGGATGCACCGTCGCTTCCTCGACGACGATCTCGCCGATTTCGACACCGTAATGCGGGTCAATGTCCGTGCAGCGATGGCCGGCACCCGCGATGCTGCGCGGTACATGTCCGAGCACGGCGGCGGATCGATCCTCAACCTGACCTCGATCGGCGGGATCCAGGCCGGCGGCGGTGTGATGACGTATCGCGCGTCGAAGGCCGCGGTCATCCAGTTCACCAAGTCCGCGGCAATCGAATTGGCCCATCACGAGATCCGGGTCAACGCCATCGCGCCGGGAAATATCCGTACGGCGATCGTGGCCAAGTCGGCCTCCCCCGATGAGCGTGAGCGCATCGAAGAGTTCGAAGCCGGGATCCGCGCCCAGATGCGCAACGACCGCCCGCTCAAGCGGGAGGGAACGGTCGAGGACGTGGCCGAGGCGGCGCTCTACTTCGCCACCGACCGGGCGCGGTACGTGACGGGTACCGTGCTGCCGATCGACGGGGGCACCGTCGCGGGCAAGGTCATCGTCCGCAAGCCCAAGCCGTAA
- a CDS encoding TetR family transcriptional regulator — translation MTAANRTARADRASSTQEAILKAAERLYAEHGVFAVSNRQVSEAAGQGNNAAVGYHFGTKTDLVRAIEHKHRGPIEDLREQMIADTGDASGLRDWVACLVQPLTDHLAALGNPTWYARFAAQVMTDPAYHNIVVRDALSSPSLVQVIDGMNNCLPDLPDEIRAERNIMARNLLMHSAADRERAMAQGGNVPRASWQGAASGLIDAIVGLWMAPVTQESDLI, via the coding sequence GTGACAGCAGCCAATCGGACCGCTCGCGCCGACCGAGCCAGCAGCACCCAGGAGGCGATCCTCAAGGCGGCCGAGCGGCTGTACGCCGAGCATGGTGTGTTCGCGGTGTCCAACCGGCAGGTGAGCGAGGCTGCCGGGCAGGGCAACAACGCCGCGGTCGGCTACCACTTCGGCACCAAGACCGACCTGGTCCGCGCGATCGAGCACAAGCACCGCGGCCCGATCGAAGACCTGCGTGAGCAGATGATCGCCGACACCGGTGACGCGTCGGGACTACGGGACTGGGTCGCCTGCCTGGTGCAGCCGCTCACCGATCACCTTGCGGCGCTGGGGAACCCGACCTGGTACGCCAGGTTCGCCGCCCAGGTCATGACCGATCCTGCCTACCACAACATCGTGGTCCGCGACGCCCTGAGTTCGCCGTCCCTGGTCCAGGTCATCGACGGCATGAACAACTGCCTACCCGACCTGCCCGACGAGATCCGGGCGGAAAGAAACATCATGGCGCGCAACCTGTTGATGCACAGTGCCGCCGATCGTGAACGTGCGATGGCGCAGGGCGGCAACGTGCCGCGGGCGTCCTGGCAGGGCGCGGCATCGGGACTGATCGACGCAATCGTCGGCCTCTGGATGGCGCCGGTTACTCAAGAAAGCGACCTCATATGA
- a CDS encoding ferredoxin: MKVTVDQDKCVSSGQCVLNAGEVFDQRDDDGVVVLLDPAPDPDQTDNARRAAAACPALAIEIEE; the protein is encoded by the coding sequence ATGAAAGTCACTGTCGACCAGGACAAGTGCGTCTCGTCGGGGCAGTGCGTACTGAACGCCGGCGAGGTATTCGACCAGCGCGACGACGACGGCGTCGTGGTCCTACTCGATCCTGCCCCCGACCCGGACCAAACCGACAATGCCCGCCGCGCCGCAGCGGCCTGCCCAGCCCTAGCCATCGAGATCGAGGAATGA
- a CDS encoding alpha/beta fold hydrolase: MTAQHAFARKTIDVDGLTTSYLEAGVGDPVVLLHGGEFGVSAELSWERAIDTLAGHYRVLAPDMLGFGGSAKVIDFNDGRGMRIRHIARFCAELGVASAHFVGNSMGAINLLVDATSDAPRLPMLSLVAICGGGEIQRNEHSAALYDYDATLDGMRRIVTALFADPAYPADGAYVQRRYASSIAPGAWETLAAARFRRPGLEAPALPSSQRAYDRIGVPTMIIEGDRDKLLPSGWAAEIAGQIAGARSAVIDGAGHCPQIEQPAALTAVLLEFLKEVQ; this comes from the coding sequence ATGACGGCTCAGCACGCGTTCGCCCGCAAGACCATCGACGTCGACGGCCTGACCACCAGCTACCTCGAGGCAGGTGTAGGTGACCCCGTCGTCCTGCTGCACGGTGGTGAGTTCGGTGTCAGTGCCGAACTGAGTTGGGAGCGGGCCATCGACACGCTCGCCGGGCACTACCGGGTACTCGCCCCGGACATGCTCGGATTCGGTGGCAGCGCCAAGGTCATCGACTTCAACGACGGCCGGGGCATGCGGATCCGGCACATTGCCCGGTTCTGCGCCGAACTCGGGGTCGCCTCAGCGCATTTCGTCGGGAACTCGATGGGCGCGATCAATCTGCTGGTCGACGCGACCTCGGATGCGCCCCGGCTCCCCATGCTGTCGCTGGTCGCGATCTGCGGGGGAGGGGAGATCCAGCGCAACGAGCATTCGGCGGCGTTGTACGACTATGACGCCACGCTGGACGGGATGCGACGCATCGTCACCGCACTGTTCGCCGATCCGGCCTATCCGGCCGATGGGGCTTATGTGCAGCGGCGGTACGCGTCGAGCATCGCGCCGGGGGCCTGGGAAACCTTGGCCGCGGCCCGGTTTCGGCGGCCCGGCCTGGAAGCGCCGGCGTTGCCGTCGTCGCAACGGGCATATGACCGCATCGGTGTGCCGACCATGATCATCGAGGGGGATCGTGACAAGCTGCTGCCGTCCGGATGGGCCGCCGAAATCGCCGGCCAGATCGCGGGCGCCCGGAGCGCAGTGATCGACGGAGCGGGCCACTGCCCGCAGATCGAACAGCCCGCCGCGCTCACCGCGGTGCTGCTGGAATTCCTGAAAGAGGTGCAATGA
- a CDS encoding cytochrome P450, giving the protein MSEALADSVTTTDIPDYPMERDVRCPFAPPPPMLGSPKGLFRVKIWNGSTPWLITGHEEARALFSDSRISVDDRISGFPHWNEHMLSTVDKRPRSVFTSDAEEHTRFRRMLSRPFTFKRVEGLRSAIQKVTDECIDKILAGPKPADMVAELALPVPTVVISEMLGVPYEDHEFFQEHANAGLARYAAADAMQKGAMSLHQYLIDLIEKKQADPAEDAVSDLAERVTAGEISVKEAAQLGTGLLIAGHETTANVIGIGILALLENPEQADFLRNTEDPKVIANACEELMRYLSIIQNGQRRIATEDIEISGETIKAGDGVIIDLAPANWDAKAYPEPDKLDLSRDAGQQLGFGYGRHQCVGQQLARAELQIVFHTLLRRIPTMQLGIPFDEVPFKHDRLAYGVYELPVTW; this is encoded by the coding sequence ATGTCTGAAGCCCTTGCCGACTCCGTGACCACCACCGACATCCCCGACTACCCGATGGAACGCGACGTGCGGTGCCCGTTCGCGCCGCCGCCGCCCATGTTGGGAAGCCCCAAAGGCCTGTTCCGCGTGAAGATCTGGAATGGCAGTACGCCCTGGCTGATCACCGGCCACGAAGAGGCCCGCGCGCTGTTCTCCGACTCCCGAATCAGCGTCGACGACCGGATCTCGGGTTTCCCGCACTGGAACGAGCACATGCTCTCCACCGTCGACAAGCGGCCGCGCTCGGTGTTCACCTCCGATGCCGAGGAGCACACCCGGTTCCGCCGGATGCTGTCCAGGCCCTTCACGTTCAAGCGTGTCGAGGGCCTGCGGTCAGCCATCCAGAAGGTCACCGACGAGTGCATCGACAAGATTCTGGCCGGTCCGAAGCCGGCCGACATGGTCGCCGAACTCGCACTGCCGGTACCCACCGTGGTGATCAGCGAGATGCTCGGTGTTCCTTACGAAGACCACGAGTTCTTCCAGGAGCACGCCAATGCCGGCCTGGCCCGCTACGCTGCCGCGGACGCCATGCAGAAGGGCGCGATGAGCCTGCACCAGTATCTGATCGACTTGATCGAGAAGAAGCAGGCCGATCCTGCCGAGGATGCGGTGTCGGATCTGGCCGAGCGGGTGACCGCCGGCGAGATCAGCGTCAAGGAAGCCGCCCAGCTCGGCACCGGTCTGCTGATCGCCGGACACGAGACGACGGCGAACGTCATCGGCATCGGCATCCTGGCGCTACTGGAGAATCCTGAGCAGGCCGACTTCCTGCGCAACACCGAGGATCCGAAGGTCATCGCCAACGCGTGCGAAGAGTTGATGCGCTACCTGTCGATCATCCAGAACGGCCAGCGCCGCATCGCCACCGAGGACATCGAGATCAGCGGTGAGACCATCAAGGCCGGTGACGGCGTCATCATCGACCTGGCCCCGGCCAACTGGGATGCAAAGGCCTATCCGGAGCCCGACAAGCTGGACCTCAGCCGGGATGCCGGACAGCAATTGGGCTTCGGCTACGGCCGCCACCAGTGCGTCGGACAGCAGTTGGCGCGCGCCGAACTGCAGATCGTCTTCCACACCTTGCTGCGCCGCATTCCGACGATGCAGCTGGGCATCCCGTTCGATGAGGTGCCGTTCAAGCACGACCGCCTCGCCTACGGCGTCTACGAACTTCCCGTGACCTGGTAA
- a CDS encoding amidohydrolase family protein, whose protein sequence is MTASTTLYPPEGFGAPKNRRGHASADGLANLPRGTTIFSADNHISVADDIFYERFPDDLKGAAPRIWYEDGAYMVGMKGKAWTGGDFGRVLMQYDDLAGAASNNIAARIRELKEDGIDRELAFPNAVLALFHYPDKGIRERVFRIYNEVMAELQDNSNGHFYGVGLINWWDPAGTRSTLEQLKSLGLKTFLLPLNPGKDDEGNIYDYGSTEMDAVWDEIEAAGLPVSHHIGETPPKTPCQNNSVVVGMMVNVDSFREQFAKYVFSGILDRHPSLKIGWFEGGIAWVPTALQDAEHMLASYRHMFNHELQHPVRHYWDQHMAASFMVDPLGLRLIDEIGVDNVMWSSDYPHNESTFGYSEKSLATVVDAVGPENAVKIVSTNIQKFLGLR, encoded by the coding sequence ATGACTGCTTCGACGACCCTCTATCCGCCGGAAGGTTTTGGTGCACCGAAGAATCGCCGCGGCCACGCCTCAGCGGACGGACTTGCCAACCTTCCACGAGGCACCACGATCTTCTCGGCCGACAATCACATCTCGGTGGCCGACGACATCTTCTACGAGCGTTTCCCCGACGACCTCAAAGGTGCCGCCCCTCGCATCTGGTACGAGGACGGCGCCTACATGGTCGGGATGAAGGGCAAAGCCTGGACGGGCGGCGATTTCGGTCGGGTGCTCATGCAGTACGACGATCTGGCCGGTGCGGCGTCCAACAACATCGCGGCCCGCATCCGCGAGCTCAAAGAAGACGGTATCGACAGGGAGCTCGCCTTCCCCAACGCCGTGCTCGCTCTGTTTCACTACCCGGACAAGGGGATTCGTGAGCGGGTGTTCCGCATCTACAACGAGGTGATGGCCGAACTTCAGGACAACAGCAATGGCCATTTCTACGGGGTCGGGTTGATCAACTGGTGGGATCCGGCCGGCACCCGCAGTACCCTCGAGCAGCTGAAATCGCTGGGACTCAAGACGTTCCTGTTGCCGCTGAACCCGGGCAAGGACGACGAGGGCAACATCTACGACTACGGCAGCACCGAGATGGACGCGGTCTGGGACGAGATCGAGGCCGCCGGCCTGCCGGTCAGCCACCACATCGGAGAGACCCCGCCCAAGACCCCGTGCCAGAACAACAGCGTCGTGGTCGGCATGATGGTCAACGTCGACTCCTTCCGTGAGCAGTTCGCCAAGTACGTATTCTCCGGAATCCTGGATCGGCATCCGAGCCTCAAGATCGGCTGGTTCGAAGGTGGAATCGCCTGGGTGCCGACGGCGTTACAGGACGCCGAGCACATGCTGGCCTCCTACCGGCACATGTTCAACCACGAACTGCAGCACCCGGTCCGGCACTATTGGGACCAGCACATGGCCGCCTCGTTCATGGTCGATCCGCTCGGCCTGCGGCTCATCGATGAGATCGGCGTCGACAACGTGATGTGGTCCAGCGACTATCCGCACAATGAATCCACCTTCGGCTACTCGGAAAAGTCCCTGGCCACGGTGGTGGACGCGGTCGGCCCGGAGAACGCCGTCAAGATCGTGTCCACCAACATCCAGAAGTTCCTGGGGCTGCGATGA
- a CDS encoding LLM class flavin-dependent oxidoreductase — protein MKISLFYEFPLPRPWSEDDEHQLFQHGLTEVEAADEAGFSTVWLTEHHFLEEYCHSTAPEMFLAAASQRTKDIRLGFGVMHLPPPINHPARIAERVATLDHLSNGRVEFGTGEGSSVAELGGFDIDPADKRTMWEEALEVSIRCMTEAPFTGFKGEHVEMPARNVIPKPLQKPHPPVWVACTRPSSVQMAAQKAIGALSFAYTGPEALKERVDGYYKEFEEQGAPITPAINPNILAIGGDLSMMVAKSDDEALKRLGTGGGFFSFGIMHYYLTGMHTPGRTKVWERYQEAVKEDPTLAYGPGRGAIGSPDTVREFLRSYEASGVDEIILLLNPRSHEGTMESIEIMGKEILPEFIERDAKAVADKAKRLQPVIEKVEARRRPSDAPLFDETYSFGGLPTGRDKFTAGEIPEAMAEINEGRVKAAQADKAARETAG, from the coding sequence ATGAAGATTTCGCTGTTCTACGAGTTCCCACTGCCCCGGCCGTGGTCGGAGGATGACGAACATCAGCTGTTCCAGCACGGCCTGACCGAGGTCGAGGCGGCCGACGAGGCCGGTTTCTCCACCGTCTGGCTGACTGAGCACCACTTCCTGGAGGAGTACTGCCACTCCACCGCGCCGGAGATGTTCCTGGCCGCGGCCAGTCAGCGCACCAAGGACATTCGGTTGGGTTTCGGTGTCATGCACCTGCCCCCGCCGATCAACCACCCGGCCCGGATCGCCGAGCGGGTCGCCACCCTGGATCACCTGTCCAACGGGCGCGTGGAGTTCGGCACCGGTGAGGGATCATCGGTGGCGGAGCTGGGCGGTTTCGATATCGATCCGGCCGACAAGCGCACCATGTGGGAAGAAGCCCTGGAGGTGTCCATCCGCTGCATGACGGAAGCCCCCTTCACCGGTTTCAAGGGCGAGCACGTCGAGATGCCTGCCCGCAACGTCATTCCCAAGCCGCTGCAGAAGCCGCACCCGCCGGTCTGGGTGGCCTGCACGCGGCCGTCGTCGGTGCAGATGGCGGCCCAGAAGGCCATCGGTGCGCTGAGCTTCGCCTACACCGGCCCCGAAGCGCTCAAGGAGCGGGTCGACGGCTACTACAAGGAATTCGAAGAGCAGGGTGCACCCATCACCCCGGCGATCAACCCCAACATCCTGGCCATCGGCGGCGACCTGTCGATGATGGTGGCCAAATCCGACGATGAGGCCCTCAAGCGCCTGGGCACCGGCGGCGGCTTCTTCTCCTTCGGGATCATGCACTACTACCTGACCGGCATGCACACCCCCGGCCGCACCAAGGTGTGGGAGCGCTACCAGGAGGCGGTCAAGGAGGATCCGACACTGGCGTACGGCCCCGGCCGCGGTGCGATCGGATCGCCCGACACCGTGCGTGAGTTCCTGCGCAGCTACGAGGCGAGCGGGGTCGACGAGATCATCCTGCTGCTCAACCCGCGCAGCCACGAAGGCACCATGGAGTCCATCGAGATCATGGGCAAGGAGATCCTGCCCGAGTTCATCGAGCGGGATGCAAAGGCGGTGGCGGACAAGGCCAAGCGCCTGCAGCCGGTGATCGAGAAGGTCGAGGCCCGTCGCCGTCCGTCGGACGCCCCGCTGTTTGACGAGACCTACTCCTTCGGTGGTCTGCCCACCGGGCGCGACAAGTTCACCGCCGGTGAGATTCCCGAGGCGATGGCCGAGATCAACGAGGGCCGGGTCAAGGCAGCGCAGGCGGACAAGGCAGCCCGAGAAACTGCCGGCTGA
- a CDS encoding Xaa-Pro peptidase family protein translates to MTTSTHSGVTQIARTGFTPLDIPEEPDLARMRREVGVRLHAAMADQGVDALVLLGNSNVMYATGIAWPLADAGLSHVERPIAVVLADDEHPHLFLPFREGVAMETELPDDHLHGPVYLEFDEGVAEFAKVLARLVAAGATIATDELTGAMRLAGSALFPSAPVDAAPVIGAAKLVKTIDQIACVRRACQITEQAVAEIHKSLAPGVRQIDLSAEFVRRTFELGATTNMFDSIWQVMPASKAEGRWTTTGDLALPLLTTERELQRGDVLWTDVSIAYHGYCSDHGRTWIVGQDPTPAQQEQFDKWSRIVDAVLSVTKAGATCGDLGRAATAAGGGQKPWLPHFYLGHGIGTSAAEMPMIGTDLGQEWDDNFVFPEGMLLVFEPVVWEDGTGGYRGEEIVVVTEGGWMPLTAYPYDPYEVSRGN, encoded by the coding sequence ATGACCACTTCGACTCATTCGGGTGTCACGCAGATCGCCCGGACCGGCTTCACCCCGCTCGACATACCCGAGGAGCCTGACCTCGCCCGGATGCGTCGCGAGGTCGGCGTGCGTCTGCACGCCGCAATGGCCGACCAGGGTGTCGACGCGCTCGTACTGCTCGGCAACAGCAACGTCATGTACGCCACCGGCATCGCCTGGCCGCTGGCCGACGCGGGACTGTCGCACGTCGAGCGGCCGATCGCGGTCGTGCTGGCCGACGACGAACACCCGCACCTGTTCCTGCCGTTCCGTGAGGGCGTGGCCATGGAAACAGAACTGCCCGATGACCACCTGCACGGTCCGGTCTATCTCGAATTCGACGAGGGCGTAGCGGAATTCGCGAAGGTTCTGGCCAGGTTGGTGGCCGCTGGTGCGACGATCGCGACCGACGAGTTGACCGGGGCGATGCGGCTGGCCGGCAGCGCACTGTTCCCCAGCGCACCGGTCGATGCCGCCCCGGTGATCGGTGCGGCGAAACTCGTCAAGACCATTGACCAGATCGCCTGTGTCCGCCGGGCTTGTCAGATCACCGAACAAGCCGTCGCCGAGATTCACAAGTCATTGGCTCCCGGTGTGCGCCAGATCGATCTGTCCGCCGAATTCGTGCGCCGCACTTTCGAACTGGGTGCCACCACCAACATGTTCGACTCGATCTGGCAGGTCATGCCCGCGTCGAAGGCGGAGGGCCGCTGGACCACCACCGGCGACCTCGCATTGCCCCTGCTGACCACCGAGCGCGAGTTGCAGCGGGGCGATGTGCTGTGGACCGACGTGTCCATCGCCTACCACGGCTACTGTTCCGACCACGGGCGTACGTGGATCGTCGGTCAGGATCCGACGCCTGCCCAACAGGAGCAATTCGACAAGTGGAGCCGCATCGTCGACGCGGTGCTCTCGGTGACCAAGGCCGGTGCCACCTGTGGTGACCTCGGTCGGGCGGCGACCGCGGCCGGCGGCGGCCAGAAGCCCTGGTTGCCACACTTCTACCTGGGGCACGGCATCGGTACCAGCGCAGCTGAAATGCCGATGATCGGAACGGATCTCGGCCAGGAGTGGGACGACAACTTCGTCTTCCCGGAAGGCATGTTGCTGGTGTTCGAGCCGGTGGTCTGGGAGGACGGCACCGGCGGCTATCGCGGCGAGGAGATCGTGGTGGTAACCGAGGGTGGCTGGATGCCGCTGACCGCATATCCGTACGACCCCTATGAGGTGTCCCGTGGGAACTGA
- a CDS encoding NADPH-dependent FMN reductase, giving the protein MTTAEKVPFVVGLGGTLRANSSTERVVRYCLESVERQGGRTRMFAGPDLELPMYAPHSLERTPAALEFVSALRDADAVVVGSPGYHGAISGLVKNALDYIEDLREDPRVYLDNTPWGCISCAYGWQAAVGTLGQLRSIGHALRAWPTPLGVAINSADQIWDEAGELADGPVRGQLDMLATQLLTFRRSKGAAQ; this is encoded by the coding sequence ATGACGACAGCTGAGAAGGTCCCGTTCGTGGTCGGGCTCGGCGGCACCCTTCGCGCGAACTCGTCGACCGAGCGGGTGGTGCGGTACTGCCTGGAGTCAGTGGAGAGGCAAGGGGGCCGAACCCGGATGTTCGCCGGGCCGGACCTGGAACTGCCGATGTATGCCCCACATTCGTTGGAACGCACACCCGCGGCGCTGGAGTTCGTCTCCGCGCTACGGGACGCTGACGCCGTGGTGGTGGGCTCGCCCGGATACCACGGTGCGATCTCGGGTCTGGTGAAGAACGCGCTGGACTACATCGAGGATCTACGGGAGGACCCTCGGGTGTACCTGGACAACACCCCGTGGGGTTGCATCAGCTGTGCCTACGGCTGGCAGGCCGCGGTGGGGACGCTGGGGCAGTTACGCTCGATCGGTCACGCGCTGAGGGCCTGGCCGACGCCACTCGGGGTGGCGATCAACTCCGCCGATCAGATCTGGGACGAGGCAGGCGAATTGGCCGATGGGCCGGTGCGCGGCCAACTCGACATGCTGGCCACCCAGCTACTGACCTTCCGTCGATCCAAAGGAGCGGCCCAATGA
- a CDS encoding coniferyl-alcohol dehydrogenase, with protein sequence MTSLDELVRYDGKHVVVTGCGSGIGAEVTRALGELGARVTGLDIRPPDHLPDTFIELDLADPASVDRAAGAVDAPVDALFNVAGVSSGIGNPLLVVRINFLGTRQFAEALEGRIPAGGSITSVSSLAASGYRENRATTVGLVKTRSVDEGLRWCADNPEALADGGYRLSKEATILYTMFRATELGARGIRINCTAPGVTETPILDQLRTAYGKRFFDSFTTPLGRKSEAAEQAAVLAFLGSAAASYVTGQVIWADGGILAQRESALVDPVEDTADEGQRS encoded by the coding sequence GTGACCTCTCTCGATGAGCTGGTGCGCTACGACGGTAAACACGTTGTGGTCACCGGCTGCGGGTCGGGCATCGGCGCCGAGGTCACTCGTGCGCTGGGAGAACTCGGCGCCCGGGTGACGGGCCTGGACATCCGGCCACCCGATCACCTGCCCGACACCTTCATCGAACTGGACCTGGCGGACCCGGCGTCCGTCGACCGGGCTGCCGGCGCGGTCGACGCGCCGGTGGACGCCCTGTTCAACGTGGCCGGGGTGTCGTCGGGCATCGGCAATCCGTTGTTGGTGGTGCGGATCAACTTCCTGGGCACCCGGCAATTCGCCGAGGCGTTGGAGGGCCGCATCCCAGCGGGTGGATCGATCACCTCGGTGTCCTCGCTGGCGGCGTCGGGCTACCGCGAAAACCGGGCGACCACGGTGGGGTTGGTCAAAACCCGGTCGGTGGACGAGGGACTGCGGTGGTGCGCTGACAATCCCGAGGCGCTGGCCGACGGGGGCTACCGGTTGTCCAAGGAGGCGACGATTCTCTACACGATGTTCCGGGCCACCGAACTCGGCGCTCGCGGGATCCGGATCAACTGCACGGCACCGGGGGTCACCGAGACGCCGATCCTCGACCAGTTGCGCACGGCGTACGGGAAGCGGTTCTTCGATTCGTTCACCACTCCGCTGGGCCGCAAGTCCGAAGCCGCCGAACAGGCTGCGGTGCTGGCATTCCTGGGCAGCGCGGCGGCCAGTTACGTGACCGGGCAGGTGATCTGGGCCGATGGCGGCATTCTCGCCCAGCGGGAGTCGGCGTTGGTCGATCCTGTAGAGGACACTGCAGACGAAGGGCAGAGGAGCTGA
- a CDS encoding cyclase family protein: protein MRDFRKVADDVRNWGRWGDADELGTLNLITAEKVAQGASLAKQGKVFALGVDFSSAGPQGAFQFRQNPTHVMTVDGGDAHTLAQYGPQWLRNSVAHEVSGFFVDNPFRFNDDMIVMPLQAATQWDALSHVYYEDKLYNGFPADSVTSFGAFHCGIDKVDSKGITSRGVLLDVVRHRGAGQFLEPGNPITPAELDEVARAQGVAITAGDIVAVHTGWWTRFLANGDGAEPGSGLDWRCASWLHDHQVAAVAADNLMVEDPDPANGVKGTFLPMHMLCLRDMGLMLGEYWDLGALAADCAADGVYEFQLIAPPLRVTGAVGSPVNPIAIK from the coding sequence ATGCGCGACTTCCGCAAGGTCGCCGACGATGTGCGTAACTGGGGCCGCTGGGGCGATGCCGACGAACTCGGCACCCTGAACCTGATCACCGCCGAGAAGGTCGCGCAGGGGGCGTCGCTGGCCAAGCAGGGCAAGGTCTTCGCGCTCGGGGTTGACTTCTCGTCAGCCGGCCCGCAAGGGGCGTTCCAGTTCCGGCAGAACCCGACGCATGTGATGACGGTCGACGGCGGGGACGCTCACACGCTGGCGCAGTATGGCCCGCAGTGGCTGCGCAATTCGGTGGCCCACGAGGTCAGCGGGTTCTTTGTGGACAATCCGTTCCGCTTCAACGACGACATGATCGTCATGCCGCTGCAAGCGGCCACGCAGTGGGATGCGCTGAGCCACGTCTACTACGAGGACAAGCTGTACAACGGCTTTCCGGCCGATTCGGTCACGAGCTTCGGTGCCTTCCACTGCGGCATCGACAAGGTGGACAGCAAGGGCATCACCTCGCGCGGGGTACTGCTGGACGTGGTCCGCCACCGGGGTGCCGGGCAGTTCCTGGAACCGGGCAATCCGATCACCCCGGCCGAACTCGACGAGGTGGCCAGGGCGCAGGGCGTGGCCATCACCGCCGGTGACATCGTGGCGGTGCACACCGGCTGGTGGACAAGGTTTTTGGCCAACGGAGACGGGGCTGAGCCCGGATCGGGACTGGACTGGCGCTGTGCCTCGTGGCTGCACGACCACCAGGTGGCCGCGGTCGCCGCCGACAACCTGATGGTCGAGGACCCTGACCCGGCCAACGGCGTCAAGGGCACGTTCCTGCCGATGCACATGCTCTGCCTGCGCGACATGGGCCTGATGCTCGGCGAGTACTGGGACCTGGGCGCGCTGGCCGCCGACTGTGCGGCCGATGGCGTCTACGAGTTCCAGCTCATCGCCCCGCCGCTGCGGGTGACCGGAGCCGTCGGATCGCCGGTGAATCCCATTGCCATCAAGTGA